TATTTCAGGCGTTGAAAATCGTTTGTAAAGCCTTGGTTTAGACCCAGTGTAAGCGACTGATCATTCGAAAGCAAAAACTTATACGCAGCTGAGCTGTTGAAGAGCACACGCTGGTTAATGCCCAAATATGCCGACACAAAGTTATTGCCTTCCAAAAGAGTGGTGGGCCAAAACGCATCCCGCGCAGCCTCTCCGTAGTCCAGCGCAAAGGAAGCTTTTAACGTTAACTGCTTTAGCATGGCCGTTGCATTAAAGGCCGTTTGCAGGGAGCTGTTGATATTATCATCTACCGCCTTTTCAAACTCCTCAAGATATTTATCATATAACGAGCGGTTAGGAGTCAGCGGGTTCGTAATATCTGGAATATACCGCTGTTCCATTACCCGTTCACCGATATTGCGGTTGCGGTAGCGCTCCAAACGCGTATAATGGATCATGGAATTAAAAACCAGCCATTTAAGAGGTAACACAGTGATATAAAATCCAGCATTATATTTTCTGAGTGAAGTATTGTCGGCGCTATTAGCATCTTTTAGCCCACTAAGAAATAATCTGAAATTAGCCCGGTCAGATCCCCCGGTCAGACTTGCATCAGCCCCATAAGTAAACGTTGGCTTGTAATAGGACTGATACCAGTTAGCCGGTCCATAATAATCCACATTGGTAGAGTCTCTTAAGAAAGAAGGCATGAGCGACGTGCCCGAAGGATTGAACGTTGTATAAAACGGCTGTCTGAAATTATATTCGTATGCAGCATTCACAGGCATAATATCCGGAACGGTTACCAGGCCAGAATGCAGATTTACATTGATTTTATTATTACCGGGCTTCGCATTTTTTGTAATGATCCAGATGGCACCATTGGATGCCAGTGGGCCCAGCATCGCCAGTCGCACAGGGTCTTTAATTACTTCTACCGACTCAATGTTCTCAATATTAAAAATGGCAAACGGGTTGGTACCGGTGCCTATACGCACATCTTCATTTTTTTGCAATTCATATGCAAACGGATGATCTTTCTGCATAGGAATGCCATTGATATACACCACCGCCTGCTGATTATACAGATCCTTTTTGGATAAAAGAGGGGCACCGATGCCGTTTACAAAAACATGCTGATCCGTTCCCGGTTCGCCGCTGGGTTCTTGAACAAAAGTTCCGGGGAGCAACCCTTTTATGATCTGCTGCGCCGAAATATATGATTTGTTCTCTGCATACCTTACCGGAAGCGAACTACCAACATGCTCCCGGAGCTTTGTTACCAACAGCGTAATCCGCTGCTCATTTCTGGACATAGATGGTAGCGTATCCGGTTTTTCAGTAACAACTGAGTCCTGAGCGCTTGTACCGAAACCGATCAAAACAAATACTCCCAAGAAACTCCAGTCTCTTAAATACTTCAAACAATTGTTCACAGCCATTGAAAAAATTAGTTGGTTTCTAAATACTTTTTCTTAGATCTAAAAAAAACCTCCCCCCCTCAAAATGCGCTTGCATTTTGAAAACAATCGATGTTCCTTACTAAAAATCTGATGTACCTCTGTTCGTTTGAATAGCTCTCATCTCGCAGTGCAATGCTCTCAATGTTCTGAACAGCTAATCATTAGTAAAATCAAACTCCCTTTATTTCGTTATTGTTTTATTAAATTTCAACAACGAAGGCTAAGATATACGTACAAATCGTATAATCAAAGTAAAAATGATGCGCAATCGTTTGTGCAATTGAAAAAATATTGTATCCGAATTTTATGCAATCGTTTGCGCTTTGTATCGGAATGATGATGTGTTCTTTTTTAGATCATTTTTTATTACAGCAACCAATGATTTTATTAGCTCAACAGAGCGATGATTTAATGCTTAATCGATTAAAATAAGCAAATAAATAAAGGCGCGATACGTTGAGAGCCGTCGAAACAAGTTATTTCTTTATCGGCTCTTTCAGCATCTTACTTAAAAATTCGGGGGTAATACCGATGTAGGATGCTACGTACTTCTGGGGGAGGCAGGTAATCAGTGAAGGATACTGTCGGCAAAAGCTGGTGTATCGTTCCTTGGCTGTAAGACTTAACGAATCAATCAGCCGGTGCTGGTGCGTAGCAATGGATCGCTCGGAGAGGATCCTGAAAAAACGGTCGAATGTGGGTATTTCTTTATAAAGACGGTCTAATTCGGGAATGCTGATCAAGATGATCTCGCTGTCATCCACCGCGTCGATATTTAAAGAAGCGGGGGATTGCTCCAGCATGCTGCGCATATCACTGATCCACCATCCGGGCGGCGCAAACTGCAGGATGTGTTCAAAACCATTCTCGT
The sequence above is a segment of the Niabella agricola genome. Coding sequences within it:
- a CDS encoding Crp/Fnr family transcriptional regulator encodes the protein MITSIQFLLENIRKHVTLTGEDEQKLAEACQTRTVKRKQFFLQEGEVQRYLVFVVDGCLRSYSVDENGFEHILQFAPPGWWISDMRSMLEQSPASLNIDAVDDSEIILISIPELDRLYKEIPTFDRFFRILSERSIATHQHRLIDSLSLTAKERYTSFCRQYPSLITCLPQKYVASYIGITPEFLSKMLKEPIKK